In Daucus carota subsp. sativus chromosome 4, DH1 v3.0, whole genome shotgun sequence, one DNA window encodes the following:
- the LOC108218841 gene encoding acetyl-coenzyme A carboxylase carboxyl transferase subunit alpha, chloroplastic yields the protein MASVLHPPVTGNLVSGTSASDLLQSSSNGVSGVPLRALGRARLGMSKREFVIIAKVRKGKKHDYPWPDNADENVKGGVLSHLSPFKPLKEKPKPVTLDFEKPLMDLQKKIIDVQKMANETGLDFTEQIISLENKYQQALKDLYTHLTPIQRVNIARHPNRPTCLDHIFNITEKFVELHGDRAGYDDPAIVTGLGSINGRSYMFIGQQKGRNTKENIMRNFGMPTPHGYRKALRMMYYADHHGFPIVTFIDTPGAYADLKSEELGQGEAIAHNLRTMFGLKVPIVSIVMGEGGSGGALAIGCCNKMLMLENAVFYVASPEACAAILWKTAKASPKAAEKLKITATELTKLQISDGIIPEPLGGAHADPYWTSQQIKAAIVESMDELLKMDKEELLKHRMLKYRKLGGFQEGIPQDPIKKAHMKKRTEPSTPRPGNLELESEVEKLKEQILKAKESSAAPPDLGMNEMIEKLKNEIDYEYSEAAKSLGLSDKFVVLQEEFTKARNSKDQLIQPALLDKLQELKDEFNQKLHTAPNYKSLETKLDMLKEVSTAKSISEKNKGASPLQLEIQKKYKEILDQPAIKQKLEALKAEIKNTGSSGIEGLDQDLKEKIGQVRKDIESELADALEPLGLRLNKVPVPVKEKVDELNKESIKIIEDVISTSSDLKRKIELLKIEVAISGKTPSTESKSKIQALEQEIKQGVEKAISSSALKEKFERLKAEIAEVTSSEGKDGSVLPGSTPEINYEANRSYS from the exons ATGGCTTCGGTTTTGCATCCTCCGGTTACTGGAAATTTGGTTTCAGGAACTTCGGCTTCAGACCTGCTGCAAAGCTCAAGTAATGGTGTAAGTGGTGTGCCTTTGAGAGCCCTAGGAAGAGCACGATTGGGCATGAGTAAGAGGGAATTTGTTATCATTGCAAAGGTAAGGAAGGGGAAGAAACATGACTATCCCTGGCCCGATAATGCGGATGAAAATGTAAAAGGTGGAGTTCTAAGTCATCTATCGCCTTTCAAGCCTTTAAAAGAAAAACCAAAGCCAGTTACTTTGGATTTTGAGAAACCTCTTATGGACCTACAAAAGAAAATCATCGAT GTGCAAAAGATGGCCAATGAAACAGGTCTCGACTTCACAGAGCAAATTATCTCTCTAGAAAACAAGTATCAACAG GCTCTGAAAGATCTCTACACACATTTGACTCCAATACAGCGTGTAAATATTGCACGTCATCCTAATAGGCCAACGTGTCTTGACCACATCTTTAATATTACTGAGAAG TTTGTAGAGCTCCATGGTGATCGAGCAGGGTATGATGATCCTGCAATTGTCACGGGTCTTGGATCTATAAATGGAAGAAGCTACATGTTTATTGGTCAACAGAAGGGTAGAAACACAAAGGAGAACATCATGCGCAACTTTGGAATGCCTACTCCCCATGG CTACAGGAAGGCTCTGCGCATGATGTATTATGCAGATCACCATGGATTCCCTATTGTTACTTTTATCGACACTCCAGGAGCATATGCTGATCTTAAATCCGAGGAACTGGGCCAA GGTGAAGCTATCGCTCACAATCTGAGGACCATGTTTGGTCTGAAAGTGCCCATTGTTTCCATTGTCATGGGAGAAGGTGGGTCTGGTGGTGCTCTGGCCATTGGATGTTGCAATAAAATGTTGATGCTTGAAAATGCTGTCTTCTATGTTGCCAG TCCTGAAGCATGTGCAGCAATCTTGTGGAAGACTGCCAAAGCATCTCCAAAG GCAGCTGAGAAGCTTAAGATAACTGCTACTGAATTGACTAAGCTGCAAATTTCTGATGGCATTATCCCG GAGCCACTTGGTGGTGCACATGCAGATCCATATTGGACTTCACAACAGATAAAAGCTgcaattgttgaatcaatggaT GAACTTTTGAAGATGGATAAAGAAGAATTATTGAAGCATCGGATGCTAAAGTACCGTAAACTTGGTGGTTTTCAAGAAGGAATTCCACAAGATCCCATAAAGAAAGCGCATATGAAGAAAAGAACAGAACCCAGTACTCCCAGGCCTGGAAACTTAGAGTTAGAGAGCGAGGTTGAAAAATTGAAAGAGCAAATTCTAAAAGCAAAGGAATCATCTGCTGCTCCTCCAGACTTGGGTATGAATGAGATGATCGAAAAACtgaaaaatgaaattgattATGAATATTCAGAGGCAGCTAAAAGCTTGGGATTGTCGGATAAATTTGTGGTGTTACAAGAAGAATTTACAAAAGCAAGGAATTCAAAAGACCAGTTGATACAACCAGCTCTACTGGACAAATTGCAGGAGCTCAAGGATGAGTTTAACCAAAAGCTGCATACCGCTCCCAACTACAAAAGCCTAGAAACTAAGCTCGACATGTTAAAGGAAGTATCTACAGCCAAGAGTATATCCGAAAAGAACAAGGGAGCATCTCCTCTTCAGTTAGAAATCCAAAAGAAGTACAAAGAAATCTTGGATCAGCCTGCCATAAAGCAGAAATTGGAGGCATTAAAGGCTGAAATTAAAAATACAGGTTCATCTGGGATTGAGGGCTTGGACCAGGACTTGAAGGAGAAAATTGGGCAGGTGCGGAAAGAtattgaatcagaacttgctgaTGCTCTTGAGCCTTTGGGATTGCGTCTTAACAAAGTCCCTGTGCCAGTTAAAGAAAAAGTGGATGAACTCAATAAAGAAAGTATCAAGATAATTGAAGATGTTATCAGTACCTCATCAGATTTGAAGCGCAAAATCGAACTATTGAAGATAGAGGTGGCCATTTCCGGAAAGACACCTAGTACAGAATCAAAAAGTAAGATACAAGCTTTAGAGCAAGAAATAAAACAAGGAGTTGAGAAGGCTATTAGTTCGTCAGCTCTGAAAGAGAAGTTCGAGAGGCTAAAGGCGGAGATTGCTGAAGTTACATCTTCTGAAGGAAAGGATGGGAGCGTACTTCCAGGGTCGACTCCTGAAATTAACTATGAAGCTAACCGCAGCTATTCTTGa
- the LOC108217691 gene encoding steroid 5-alpha-reductase DET2 — MEFSDESLFNASLLTLFIMGPPTFIACQFLTAPYGKHHRKGWGPTISPPLAWFLMESPTLWLTLFIFPFGKNYHDPKAHILISPFLFHYFHRTVIYPLRQYLKIRRRKTASGFPVSVAGMAFGFNVLNAYLQARWVSHYAEFEGDEWFWWRFAGGLVVFVSGMAVNVRSDMVLLGLKSEGGGYKIPRGGLFEWVSCPNYFGEIVEWAGWAMMSGSRVGFGFFAYTCANLVPRAGANHRWYLEKFGEDYPKKRKAVIPFVY, encoded by the coding sequence ATGGAGTTTTCCGATGAGTCTCTTTTCAACGCCTCTCTCCTCACTCTCTTCATCATGGGCCCACCCACTTTCATAGCCTGCCAATTCCTCACTGCCCCATATGGCAAACACCACCGTAAGGGCTGGGGCCCCACCATCTCTCCACCGCTGGCCTGGTTCCTCATGGAAAGCCCAACTCTCTGGCTCACTCTCTTTATCTTCCCGTTTGGCAAAAATTACCATGACCCAAAAGCCCATATCCTCATTTCACCCTTTCTGTTTCACTATTTTCACCGCACTGTAATTTACCCTTTAAGACAATACTTGAAAATCCGGCGCCGGAAAACCGCCAGTGGTTTTCCGGTGAGTGTGGCGGGGATGGCGTTTGGGTTTAATGTGTTGAATGCGTATTTGCAGGCGAGATGGGTTTCTCATTATGCTGAGTTTGAGGGGGATGAGTGGTTTTGGTGGCGGTTTGCCGGCGGGTTGGTGGTTTTTGTGAGCGGTATGGCGGTGAATGTACGGTCAGATATGGTTTTGTTGGGGTTGAAGAGTGAGGGGGGTGGGTATAAAATACCCAGGGGTGGGTTGTTTGAGTGGGTCAGTTGTCCTAATTATTTTGGGGAGATTGTGGAATGGGCCGGGTGGGCTATGATGAGCGGGtctcgggtcgggttcgggttttttGCTTATACTTGTGCTAATTTAGTGCCAAGAGCAGGTGCTAATCATAGGTGGTATTTGGAGAAGTTCGGGGAGGATTATCCGAAGAAGAGAAAAGCTGTGATTCCGTTTGTGTATTGA
- the LOC108219154 gene encoding protein OCTOPUS produces MNPTTDPPVAQPPRSSFSCDAHPQEQFTGFCPSCLCERLHTLDQNDVALPSSSTSRRPSFSSIKSILKLTTNNNYNNNDTSKNVKPAKPSSGFFPELRRSKSFSASKNEKFSGVFEPQRHSCDVRGRNTLWTLFSLDDEAKVVEAKEGHSLISGEMKGSFPEENEGRVEENEGIEEEDDGIEEITEIRAIREPVICENVIEEGFSNEGLVKIKDHLDLENDSQVKKGSSGMNFWSAASGFSKKWQKWVKQKRVKKSNRSGGGSGLATLPVEKPISRQFRETQSEIADYGFGRRSCDTDPRFSLDAGRMSFDDGRYSFDEPRASWDGYLLGRSFSRLPPMVEDVAVVHVPRIDANIPVVEEDTSRSSGGNGVDENVPGGSVQTRDYYLDSSCKRRKSLDRSSSIRKTAASVVAEIEDMKVVSNAKVSPATIDYVCGGKVVNGDRDLRDSNSNSLRDDCSETFELGASVIENNGEAKGSKKSRRWSWNIWGFIQRRGGGNKYEDEERYNGRGNGVERSFSESWRENNRGGRGSFNRKVFRSNSSVSWRNSNGSMRKSTVESNVNGKKKKEEVVLERNRSARYSPPNHIDNGLLRFYLTPLRNSRRGKFGKSRSNNSHSMARSVLRLY; encoded by the coding sequence ATGAATCCCACCACCGACCCACCTGTTGCTCAGCCACCGCGCTCCTCCTTCAGCTGCGACGCCCACCCACAAGAGCAATTCACTGGCTTCTGCCCCTCTTGCCTGTGCGAGCGACTCCACACTCTTGACCAAAACGACGTCGCTTTGCCATCTTCCTCCACTTCGCGCCGCCCCTCCTTTTCTTCCATCAAATCCATCCTCAAACTCACCACCAACAACAATTATAATAACAATGACACCTCCAAGAATGTGAAGCCGGCGAAACCCAGCTCCGGTTTCTTCCCGGAGCTGAGAAGATCCAAGTCTTTTTCGGCTTCTAAGAATGAGAAGTTCTCGGGGGTGTTTGAACCCCAACGCCATTCTTGTGACGTTCGGGGTAGAAACACTCTTTGGACTCTCTTTAGCCTCGACGACGAGGCGAAAGTCGTTGAGGCTAAAGAAGGTCATAGCCTCATTTCCGGGGAAATGAAAGGTTCATTTCCCGAAGAGAATGAGGGACGGGTAGAAGAGAATGAGGGGATTGAGGAGGAGGATGATGGAATTGAGGAGATTACGGAGATTAGGGCTATACGAGAGCCGGTGATTTGTGAGAATGTGATTGAGGAGGGTTTTAGTAATGAGGGGTTAGTGAAGATTAAAGATCATTTGGATCTTGAGAATGATTCTCAGGTGAAGAAGGGGTCGAGTGGGATGAATTTCTGGTCAGCGGCTTCGGGGTTTAGTAAAAAATGGCAGAAATGGGTGAAACAGAAGAGGGTTAAGAAGTCGAACCGGAGTGGTGGTGGTTCTGGTTTGGCTACATTGCCTGTTGAGAAGCCGATTTCTAGGCAATTTCGCGAGACTCAGTCGGAGATTGCTGATTATGGGTTTGGGAGGAGATCTTGTGATACTGATCCGAGGTTTTCGCTTGATGCAGGTAGGATGTCTTTCGATGATGGTAGGTATTCGTTTGATGAGCCGAGAGCCAGTTGGGACGGGTATTTGCTTGGGAGGAGCTTTTCTAGGCTTCCGCCTATGGTGGAGGATGTTGCTGTGGTTCATGTTCCGAGGATAGATGCTAATATTCCGGTTGTGGAAGAGGATACTTCGAGGTCTAGTGGTGGTAATGGTGTAGATGAAAATGTTCCAGGGGGTTCGGTTCAGACTAGAGATTATTATTTGGATTCTTCGTGTAAGCGTAGGAAGAGTCTTGATAGGTCGAGTTCAATAAGAAAGACTGCGGCTTCTGTGGTGGCAGAGATTGAAGATATGAAGGTGGTTTCTAATGCTAAAGTATCGCCTGCGACTATAGATTATGTTTGTGGGGGTAAGGTGGTGAATGGTGATAGAGATTTGAGGGATTCCAACTCTAATTCGCTGAGAGATGACTGCTCAGAGACCTTTGAACTAGGTGCTTCTGTTATTGAGAATAATGGGGAGGCAAAAGGGTCAAAGAAGTCACGGAGGTGGAGTTGGAATATTTGGGGGTTTATACAGCGGCGTGGTGGAGGAAATAAGTATGAGGATGAAGAGAGGTATAATGGTAGAGGAAATGGTGTTGAGAGGTCATTTTCAGAATCGTGGAGGGAAAATAATAGAGGGGGTAGAGGGAGTTTTAATCGGAAGGTCTTTCGAAGTAATAGTAGTGTGAGCTGGAGGAACTCAAATGGTAGTATGAGGAAGTCGACTGTGGAGTCGAATGTTAAtgggaagaagaagaaagaagaggttGTGTTGGAGAGAAATCGCAGTGCAAGGTACTCGCCGCCAAACCATATTGATAATGGCCTCTTGAGGTTTTACTTGACACCGCTGAGAAATAGCAGAAGAGGTAAATTTGGGAAGAGTAGGTCCAATAATTCCCATTCTATGGCAAGAAGTGTTCTGCGGCTCTACTAA